The following coding sequences lie in one Rutidosis leptorrhynchoides isolate AG116_Rl617_1_P2 chromosome 4, CSIRO_AGI_Rlap_v1, whole genome shotgun sequence genomic window:
- the LOC139840908 gene encoding uncharacterized protein produces the protein MDFLALSIDLLFDSTSSEEEEEIQPRTRFQRQPRRFLNRDREAAGQLLWNDYFCENPTFPDDIFKRRFRMRKVLFLRIKDGILQHSYTPNAPDHFTFFQQRPDALGRLGFSTIQKITCASRQLSYGMTADIFDEYIKMAEKTGYVTLNNFCKCIIDLYGRKYLRKPNATDLARLYSAHEEKHGFKGMLGSIDCMHWAWKNCPVAWKSQYTRGDHGHPTIMLEAVAS, from the coding sequence ATGGATTTTTTAGCCTTAAGTATCGATTTGTTATTCGATTCAACGTCGTCCGAAGAAGaggaagaaattcaaccaagaacTCGTTTTCAAAGACAACCACGACGTTTTTTAAATAGAGATCGTGAAGCAGCGGGTCAATTATTGTGGAACGATTACTTTTGTGAAAATCCGACGTTTCCAGACGACATTTTCAAGAGACGATTTCGGATGCGTAAAGTTTTATTTCTCCGTATCAAAGACGGTATTCTTCAACACTCTTATACTCCTAATGCCCCCGATCATTTTACTTTTTTCCAACAACGTCCGGATGCACTTGGACGTCTTGGTTTCTCAACTATTCAAAAAATAACTTGCGCGTCACGGCAATTGTCGTATGGGATGACCGCGGATATATTTGATGAATATATTAAAATGGCGGAAAAAACGGGTTATGTTACTTTAAATAATTTTTGCAAGTGTATAATTGACTTATATGGGAGGAAATATTTGAGGAAACCTAATGCAACTGACCTTGCTCGGTTGTACTCGGCGCACGAGGAGAAACATGGTTTTAAGGGAATGTTGGGTAGTATTGACTGTATGCATTGGGCATGGAAAAATTGTCCCGTTGCATGGAAAAGTCAATATACGAGAGGTGATCACGGTCACCCGACGATCATGCTTGAAGCGGTTGCTTCATAA
- the LOC139840909 gene encoding uncharacterized protein, with translation MWIWHAFFGMAGSNNDINVLNHSPLFDSLRKDRAAPSPFEVNGNQYPFCYYLADGIYPDWTTLIKGYTTPIEEPRKKFTKFQASARKDVERTFGVLQGRFAILKTPARVMSVNKMRRIMYSCIVMHNMIQEDNGFALSTWEQEWLDKPENRPRRNIRRRVKDRRSREKEIRDRDVHDQLREDLTAHIWNLPPNFRSMHN, from the coding sequence ATGTGGATATGGCATGCGTTTTTTGGGATGGCGGGTTCAAACAATGACATTAATGTGTTAAATCATTCTCCGTTGTTTGATTCCCTTCGTAAGGATAGAGCCGCACCTTCACCGTTTGAAGTAAACGGAAACCAGTATCCCTTTTGTTACTACTTGGCGGACGGGATATATCCCGATTGGACAACACTAATAAAAGGGTATACGACTCCTATTGAAGAGCCTAGAAAAAAATTTACTAAATTTCAAGCGAGTGCTAGAAAGGATGTTGAGCGTACATTTGGTGTTTTACAAGGTCGGTTTGCGATTTTAAAAACACCGGCACGAGTTATGAGTGTTAATAAGATGAGAAGGATAATGTATAGTTGTATTGTTATGCACAACATGATACAAGAAGATAACGGGTTTGCGTTAAGTACTTGGGAACAAGAATGGTTAGATAAACCCGAAAACCGGCCTCGTCGCAATATTCGGAGAAGGGTCAAAGATCGTCGATCACGAGAGAAAGAGATTCGCGATCGAGACGTGCACGATCAACTTCGTGAAGATTTAACGGCTCATATTTGGAACCTCCCGCCAAACTTTCGATCGATGCATAActag
- the LOC139840910 gene encoding uncharacterized protein yields MAVDVCSTSEDPICPRISFSHELDDPSSDSLDPTRSDRFQLSPSFDFSFCTTSSPTPADELFSNGQILPTQIKTPQNIQILDPITNLSKSPNSIARKKRLKEFIFRKDQEQEHEQEKSASKSFWQFTRSVSLNCDSNKGTKGLLRSLSIKSLSRSHSTGSALNPKRDPVSKVVEKSKESMFLRRCTSLNQPPPSSTHVYYSYRNSNNSKSSRGGITIIPILNVPPAYNISKGTINFFGFGSLFCNGKVKRKTKL; encoded by the coding sequence ATGGCTGTTGATGTTTGCTCAACTTCTGAAGATCCCATATGCCCAAGAATCTCATTCTCTCATGAACTCGATGACCCATCATCTGATTCACTTGACCCGACCCGATCAGACCGATTCCAATTATCACCATCTTTTGATTTCTCTTTTTGCACCACTTCTAGTCCAACACCAGCTGATGAACTCTTTTCAAATGGCCAAATCCTCCCTACCCAAATCAAGACCCCACAAAATATTCAAATCCTCGATCCAATAACGAACTTATCAAAAAGCCCGAATTCGATAGCCCGCAAGAAAAGGCTCAAAGAGTTCATATTTcgtaaagatcaagaacaagaacaTGAACAAGAGAAGAGTGCATCAAAATCATTTTGGCAATTTACACGAAGTGTGAGTCTTAATTGTGACAGTAATAAAGGGACAAAAGGGTTGCTTAGATCATTATCAATTAAAAGTTTATCACGAAGTCATTCAACCGGGTCAGCTTTGAACCCGAAGAGAGATCCGGTCTCAAAAGTGGTGGAGAAGTCAAAGGAGTCGATGTTTTTAAGAAGATGTACGAGTTTAAATCAACCACCACCATCTTCGACTCATGTTTACTATAGTTATCGGAATTCTAATAATTCAAAGAGTAGCAGAGGTGGGATAACAATTATTCCAATTCTGAACGTTCCTCCGGCTTATAATATTTCAAAGGGGACTATAAATTTTTTCGGATTTGGTTCACTTTTTTGTAATGGGAAAgttaaaaggaaaacaaaattataG
- the LOC139840911 gene encoding uncharacterized protein — protein MLLLSLNIRTFGSSNDSKIREFKRLIRKIKPSFIALQETKLHRVNEFWVRGIWGSNYCQILQKEMVGKSGGQLIIWDSTLFIATDSYICDHFIGVRGKWASNGAPCIFINVYGPHNDPDKIRMWDSLSAFIKKYEDEACVVCGDFNEVRNQDERLNCDFNASRARKFNDFITGNNLIDLPMGGRKFTRVSDDGLKFSKLDRFLINDHFNLMWSILSVIALERSLSDHCPIILKDIEKNFGPKPTRVFDE, from the coding sequence ATGTTACTGCTATCACTAAACATAAGAACTTTTGGGTCTTCAAATGATAGTAAAATCAGGGAATTCAAGAGGCTAATTCGTAAGATTAAACCGTCTTTCATTGCGTTACAAGAAACAAAATTACATCGGGTTAATGAATTTTGGGTTCGTGGGATATGGGGGTCAAACTACTGTCAAATTTTACAAAAAGAAATGGTGGGTAAATCTGGGGGTCAACTTATCATTTGGGATTCTACTCTCTTTATTGCCACTGATTCTTATATTTGTGATCATTTTATTGGTGTGCGAGGTAAATGGGCCAGCAATGGTGCTCCATGTATATTCATCAATGTATATGGACCCCATAATGACCCGGATAAGATTCGTATGTGGGACTCTCTTTCAGCGTTTATCAAAAAATATGAAGATGAAGCTTGTGTTGTTTGTGGAGATTTTAATGAGGTTCGCAATCAAGATGAAAGACTTAACTGTGATTTTAATGCAAGCAGGGCTAGAAAGTTTAATGATTTCATAACGGGTAACAATTTGATTGATCTACCTATGGGCGGTAGGAAATTTACTCGGGTTAGTGATGATGGATTGAAATTTAGCAAACTTGACAGGTTTCTCATAAATGATCATTTTAACCTCATGTGGAGTATCCTGTCGGTCATTGCTCTGGAGAGGAGTCTGTCCGACCACTGCCCTATTATTCTGAAAGATATTGAGAAAAACTTTGGTCCTAAACCTACCAGAGTCTtcgatgaatga